CAAGGAATCCTATCCGTACTATCTGGCCAACAAGGCCGCCGCGCCCAACGCCGACCTGGAGGTCATTGACAAGTACACCGGCGCCGTGGCCACCCGCGTGGCCCTGGCGGACGCAAAGGCCATTGACACCGCCATCGCCAAGGCGGTGGAGGCGGCGGCGCCCATGGCGAAAATGGCCGCCTACGAACGGCAGGCCGTCCTGGAGCACTGCGTCGCGCGCTTCAGAGAGCGCTTCGACGAGCTCGCCTACTCCCTGTGCGTCGAGGGTGGAAAGCCCATCAAGGACAGCCGGGGCGAGGTCAGCCGGCTGATTGACACCTTCAAAATCGCCGCCGAGGACGCGGTGAACATCGGCGGCGAGGTCATCCCCATGGACCGCAGCGCCCGCGCGCGCGGCTACAGCGGCATGTGGAAGCGGGTGCCCATCGGCCCCTGCTCGTTCATCTCGCCCTTCAACTTCCCCCTCAACCTCGCGGCGCACAAGGTCGCCCCGGCGCTCGCCGTGGGCTGCCCCTTCGTGCTCAAGCCCGCAAGCCTCACCCCCCTCGGCGCCCTGATTATCGGTGAAATCCTCGCCGAGACGGACCTGCCCGAGGGCGCCTTCTCCATACTCCCCTGCAAACGCGACGGCGCGGGCCTTTTCACCACCGACGACCGGCTGAAACTCCTCAGCTTCACCGGCTCCCCCGAGGTCGGCTGGGACCTCAAGGCGCAGTCGGGCAAGAAGAAAGTCGTCCTGGAGCTCGGCGGAAACGCCGCCGTCATCGTGGACAAGGACTGGGGCGATCTCGACGACGTGGTCGAGCGGGTTGTCATCGGCGCGTTTTACCAGTCCGGGCAGAGCTGCATCAGCGTCCAGCGCATCCTCATCCATGAGGACATTTACGACGAACTGAAGACGAAACTCGTCGCGGCGGTCTCGAAACTCAAGGCGGGCGACCCCAAGGAAGAGGACACCTTCATCGGGCCTGTCATCTCGGACGCCGAGGCCAACCGCATGGAGAAGTGGATCAACTCCGCCGTGGCGGCGGGCGCGACCGTGCTCTGCGGCGGCAAGCGCGACGGCCGCATGATAGACGCGACCCTGCTGGAAAACGTGCCGAAGAGCGAGCCCGCCTGCGCCGAGGAGTTCTTCGGGCCCATGGCGCTGCTCGCCAAGTTCAGCGACTTCAACGCGGCCCTCGCCGAGGTGAACGACTCCCGCTTCGGACTCCAGGCCGGCGTGTTCACCCGCGACCTCTACAAGGCCCAAAAGGCCTGGGACACGCTCGATGTCGGCGGTGTGGTCATCGGCGACGTGCCCTCCTGGCGCGTGGACCACATGCCCTACGGCGGCGTCAAGGACAGCGGCATCGGCCGCGAGGGCATCCGATACGCCATCGAGGACATGACCGAAATCCGCCTGATGGTCCTGCGCACCCCGCCCTCGGAGCAATAACAGGCGCGCCTACGCCTCGTAAAGCGTTTCAAGATACCCGTCGGGCATCTCATGAAAACGGACGTACCGCGTCTCCGAGGCCGCAAGGTCGAATATCTCCATAATCGGGCCGGACGGGATGCCGTTGCGCTCCATGTGCCGGAGCAGCGCGCCCGCCGCACGCATCACCCCCATCATTCTGGATGGGGCGCCCCGATAGGGGAAGCGTGTCATGAGCGCACGGCACGGTGGCAGTTGCGCCAGATAAAACCCCTCCGTGGTCTCTGGAAGCCGGGCGGCATCCTCTCCGGACAGCACACAGCCCAGCACGCTGCGCACATGGTTCCTGTCCGCCTTTCGCGGGTCGTCCAGATAGATGCCGAACCCCTGCGCGCAGGCAATCCCGTACCGCCGCGCCAGCAGTTCCCGCATTGGCTCCATCACCGCAGCCACGCCCATGTAAGGGCCTGTCCGCCTTTCATACGCCAGCCACAGCGCCGGAAGCTCCACCGTCTCCACCCGCACCCTGGCGAACAGCCCGAAATAATAGGCAAAGCCCGCCATTACGGCCCCGTCCACCAGAACCACCAGAAAAACCACCCCAATCACCAGCGGGCTCATGTCTCGTTTCCTTGCTAATTCTAATATTGTATATATTGAGCTATGTTATTCCCCCTTCCAAGGGGGTGGCCCCGGAGGGGCCGGGGGATGTTCTTTGCGTTTCTTTCTCCCATGCTCACCGGCCTACTCCCGTTCCCATTTCAGCAGCCAGGGGTCGCCTGTCTTCTCCTGGAACGCGCGCAGTTTCCCCTGCAGTTCCCGCAGGAGCTCCCCGTGGGCGGGGTCCTCCGCGAGGTTAACCACCTCGTCCGGGTCCTTCCCCAGGTCGTACAGCTCAAATTTGGGCCGGTGCAGATAGGCCTCCACGCTGCGCTTTCCGTACTGTTCAATGCCCCGCGACAGCACCGCCTGCCAGGTCCGCGACTCCCACAAGTCCGACGCGAAGGGGTACTCCAGCCCGTATGCGATGTTCCAGATG
This region of Candidatus Hydrogenedentota bacterium genomic DNA includes:
- a CDS encoding aldehyde dehydrogenase family protein; the encoded protein is MLKESYPYYLANKAAAPNADLEVIDKYTGAVATRVALADAKAIDTAIAKAVEAAAPMAKMAAYERQAVLEHCVARFRERFDELAYSLCVEGGKPIKDSRGEVSRLIDTFKIAAEDAVNIGGEVIPMDRSARARGYSGMWKRVPIGPCSFISPFNFPLNLAAHKVAPALAVGCPFVLKPASLTPLGALIIGEILAETDLPEGAFSILPCKRDGAGLFTTDDRLKLLSFTGSPEVGWDLKAQSGKKKVVLELGGNAAVIVDKDWGDLDDVVERVVIGAFYQSGQSCISVQRILIHEDIYDELKTKLVAAVSKLKAGDPKEEDTFIGPVISDAEANRMEKWINSAVAAGATVLCGGKRDGRMIDATLLENVPKSEPACAEEFFGPMALLAKFSDFNAALAEVNDSRFGLQAGVFTRDLYKAQKAWDTLDVGGVVIGDVPSWRVDHMPYGGVKDSGIGREGIRYAIEDMTEIRLMVLRTPPSEQ
- a CDS encoding GyrI-like domain-containing protein, giving the protein MSPLVIGVVFLVVLVDGAVMAGFAYYFGLFARVRVETVELPALWLAYERRTGPYMGVAAVMEPMRELLARRYGIACAQGFGIYLDDPRKADRNHVRSVLGCVLSGEDAARLPETTEGFYLAQLPPCRALMTRFPYRGAPSRMMGVMRAAGALLRHMERNGIPSGPIMEIFDLAASETRYVRFHEMPDGYLETLYEA